The Mesorhizobium opportunistum WSM2075 DNA window GCCTTTTTTGGGGGTATCGGCGCCGAGGCGCCGCATCGCGATGCATGAGCGATCCATGGGACGCTGCTTGCGTCTTGGCGGCGCAGCAAAAGGGGAAAATCGATTATTCCGCTGGTGGAGCTGAGGAGGATCGAACTCCTGACCTCGTCATTGCGAACGACGCGCTCTCCCAGCTGAGCTACAGCCCCGTCCAACGGATGGCGCATTTATCGGGCGTGGCGGTTTTCTGTCAAGGCGGCGTTTTGCCGAATTTATCGACCGCTCGACGTCAGGTCACCGCCGGTGGAACGCGGCCTTGCCGGTTTCGCGTATTCGCCCATTCGTCGGCACGATCGGCAACAAGCGGCCATCCGCCGCTTCCTGCCTCACCTCGGCGCCGGTGATGACGGATTGCACCGTTCAACGACGGTTGTGAAGGAGACACCAATTGGCGCCGCCGGTCACTTCACGGAAAAATCGACCGTTTCCTTCACAGTGCCGTCGACAGCGATCTGCACCTGATAGGTACCGACCGGCCAGCCGGCATCCGGCTTGGTCATCGAGGAGTCGACGTGGTTGTCGATCGCGCCGATTTCGAAGTTGACTTCGTCGATCTTGTAGTTCGCCGGCGCAACACCGCCGGAATCGACCGAAATCCAGCTCACGGTGAGCTTCGATCCCGAAGCCACCTCGTCCGTCAGGTCGGCGGAGAGGAAAATCTTCGCCGTGTCCGGTGAAAATGTCGCCTGCGTCTGCTCCGCATGCTCGGTGGCCGAAAGCACGATGTTTTGGAATCCTTCGGCCTGGGCCGGCAAGGCGAATGCCCCAACCGCCACCAAGGCGACTGTTCCCAACCGTACAACCACCGACCGAATGTGCATGCATTTTCCTTTGAAACAAATCGGGGTCTACGCCGACTCACGTCGCGCGTGCCCGCGGCCGGTTTGTAGAGCTTGGGGATTGGCTTTGTCCATGAAGCCTCGGTGCCGTGACCGGACCATTTTTGACACACCGGCATCGAGCCGAGCGAAAAACGGTCATGGTTCGGCATTGGCGCCCATGCAAAGCCAGCCCTTGCCCGTATCGCATGCAATGGCTACATGTCGGCAACAATTGGAGACCGGCATGCTCGCCCTCATTCAAACAATCGTCATGGCGCTCGACCTCTACTGGTGGGTCATCATCGCCTCGGCGATCTTTTCCTGGCTCTACGCCTTCAACGTCGTCAACTCGCGCAACCAGTTCGTCGGTAGCATCGGCAACATGCTCTACCGGCTGACCGAGCCGGCGCTGCGGCCGATCCGCCGCTTCATGCCGGACCTTGGCGGCATCGACATCTCGCCGATCATCCTGCTTTTGATCCTGTTCTTCCTCAGGCAGTTCATCCTCACCACGGTGGCGCCGCTGCTGCTGGGCGCCTGACGACCGCATGAGCGCGCCGTTCCGCATCCGCGACAACGGCATCGATCTGTTCGTGCGGCTGACGCCGAAATCTTCCGTGGACAGGCTCGAAGGCGTCGAAACGGCGGCGGACGGGCGAAGCCACCTGAAGGTGCGGGTCCGCGCCGTGCCGGAAAACGGCGCCGCCAATCAAGCACTGGAAAGACTGGCCGCCAAGACGCTGGGAGTGCCTGTTTCGGCCGTTTCGGTTGTCGCTGGCGGTACGGCCAGGCTGAAGACGCTGCGTGTCGCGGGTGATCCGGAGGCGCTGTCACGGAGCATTGAAGCGCTCGGCGGCTGATCCCACCGCTTGTGCGGCATGGAGACCCTTGATCTGTCTGCGGGACAGCGCCCCCCTCTGTCCTGCCGGACATCTCCCCCACGAGGGGGGAGATCGCCAGGCTCGTCGCTGGCTCTCAATCCCCCAGCGGCAGCCTTGGGTCGTCGACCTTCAGCGTGTTCACGCTCTGCTTGATGCGGCGCAAATTCTCCAGCACCTTCGGGCCGCGCGTCTCGGCTACCGACGTCACGAGCATGTCGACGATCGCCAGCAGCGCATAGCGCGACGATGTCGGCTTGTAGATGTTGCCGTCCTCGAGCGGCTGCAGATGGATGACCGTGTCGGCGACCTTGGCCAGGGCAGAGTCCGGCGCGGTGATGGCGATGGTGGTGGCGCCATATTGCTGGGCGACCTGTACCGCTTCGATGACCGAACGCGCATAGCCTGAGACGGAAAAGGCGACCAGTGTGGTTTCGGGCGTGGCAACGGCGGCGTACATGCGCTGCAGCTGGCCGTCGATCTGCGCCAGCACCGGCAGGCCGAGCCGGAACAGCCGGTTCTGCATCTCCGTCGCCATCATCGAGGAGATGCCGCCGGAGCCGATGCACAGAACGTTGCCCGACGTCGCGAGCCGCTCGGCGACGGCGACCAGCGTCGTCATGTCGAGGTTCTCGCTGGCGCGCTGGATGGCTGAGATCGCCGCTTCGGTGATGGCGGAAGCGATGCGCTGCTCGCGCGCGTCGCGGCTCAGCGGCTCGGGCGAAAGATACTGGCCGCCGATGGCGATCGCCTGCGCCAGGTAGAACTTGAAATCGCGCAGGCCCTCGCAGCCGAGATTGCGGCAGAAGCGGGTCACCGTCGGTTCGCTGACGCCGACGCGCCCGGCGATCTCCGAAATCGCCGCCTTGGAGGCGAAGTCGAGATCGGACAGTACCAGGCCCGCCAGCCGGCGGTCCGACTTGGTGCCGTCCTGCGATATCAGCTGCAGCCGCGTGATGATGTCGGCCGGCGTCTTCATGCGCGTGTATTCGTCATTGGCGCTTCCGTCGTCATCTCAGCGGCAGGCCCGTCGCGGTGTCGAACAGATGGATTTTGGCGGGATCGACCGAGACCGGCAGCAGATCGCCAGGCCTGACCGGCACCCTGTCGCGGAACACGGCACGCACCGCGTCGACACCAATGGAACCATAGACATGGGTCTCGGAGCCGGTCGGCTCGACCACATCCACCTTCAGCGCCATGGCGTCGGTCGTTTCACCGATGATGAAGTGCTCGGGCCGGATGCCGGCTTCGACCGCGCTGCCCGCCGGCAGCGGGTTGCCGGCAAGCGCAAGCCGGCCG harbors:
- a CDS encoding YggT family protein, whose protein sequence is MLALIQTIVMALDLYWWVIIASAIFSWLYAFNVVNSRNQFVGSIGNMLYRLTEPALRPIRRFMPDLGGIDISPIILLLILFFLRQFILTTVAPLLLGA
- a CDS encoding MurR/RpiR family transcriptional regulator; this translates as MKTPADIITRLQLISQDGTKSDRRLAGLVLSDLDFASKAAISEIAGRVGVSEPTVTRFCRNLGCEGLRDFKFYLAQAIAIGGQYLSPEPLSRDAREQRIASAITEAAISAIQRASENLDMTTLVAVAERLATSGNVLCIGSGGISSMMATEMQNRLFRLGLPVLAQIDGQLQRMYAAVATPETTLVAFSVSGYARSVIEAVQVAQQYGATTIAITAPDSALAKVADTVIHLQPLEDGNIYKPTSSRYALLAIVDMLVTSVAETRGPKVLENLRRIKQSVNTLKVDDPRLPLGD
- a CDS encoding DUF167 family protein encodes the protein MSAPFRIRDNGIDLFVRLTPKSSVDRLEGVETAADGRSHLKVRVRAVPENGAANQALERLAAKTLGVPVSAVSVVAGGTARLKTLRVAGDPEALSRSIEALGG